The following proteins come from a genomic window of Candidatus Saccharibacteria bacterium oral taxon 488:
- the polA gene encoding DNA polymerase I — protein sequence MRLGLDFDIIKYMKRLAVIDGKSVFYRGYYAMPGLSTADGTLTGGVYGFVSLAIELIKKLEPDYVAVAWDKRGTNIRKRRELYPEYKAGRKPAPDDFYQQIPILMELLDAFGWPLYELDDYEADDIMGAFAKQAEARGVQTCLLTSDLDALQLVSPLTKVYAMKNGLRNIEEFTAEYFEQKYGIRTDQFLDLKALKGDSSDNLPGVPGVGEKTAVKLLQAYDTLDGVYAHLDEQKGALRTKLEAGRESAYLTKQVAEIWTDAPVELDWEVADVNDCDFARVAEILRKLEFHSLIGRLPKTMQAVDEVVETVELELPRVEDLPAEPLFEAENIIYIDPLEPDTVYINSKPGVAWRAKVSEIGWSIWQPLAQGVVIAADVKVLYHTLDAHNVTVRFHEVWDVGQAAFLIDPLRRDRSMAALAGDFSEDNSASRQLARLRQIYRQQQDYMATHQQIARVLREFDFPVIWPLFQMEKRGMKLDTALLERMGEELRSEVGQLEQQMYAMAGREFNAASPAQLSEVLFTKLQLPTTGIKKGKTGYSTGQKELDKLRGRHPIIELIERYRELTKLISTYIEALPKLVAEDGRIHTTFNQDVTSTGRLSSTNPNLQNIPVRTELGRKIRQAFVPSEGKVFVGADYSQFELRLAAVLAGDEQLINDFNSDVDIHTKTAAETYGVPMEQVTKAQRRAAKVINFGVLYGMSPHGLAAATGMTFTEAKRFIEHYFTVRQPIRHYLDTILVQAREQGFVETYFGRRRPTPDVKSSNFMVRSAAERAAMNMPIQGTEADLMKLAMIRLEDKLAGLAEPILQVHDSILVECRAEDAEQVGEMMRAEMESICPELPIALKVDVGVGLHWDEV from the coding sequence ATGAGGCTAGGGCTAGACTTTGATATAATTAAATATATGAAGCGTTTGGCAGTTATCGACGGAAAATCAGTGTTTTACCGAGGGTATTATGCCATGCCGGGGCTGAGTACGGCGGACGGTACGCTGACTGGCGGAGTGTATGGGTTTGTGAGTTTGGCTATTGAGCTGATTAAGAAATTGGAACCGGATTATGTGGCGGTGGCGTGGGACAAGCGCGGCACCAACATTCGTAAGCGGCGAGAATTATATCCAGAGTACAAGGCGGGTCGCAAACCGGCACCCGATGATTTTTATCAGCAAATTCCGATTTTGATGGAGTTGCTGGACGCCTTTGGCTGGCCGCTGTATGAGCTAGATGATTATGAGGCGGACGATATCATGGGTGCGTTTGCCAAGCAAGCGGAGGCGCGCGGCGTGCAAACCTGTCTGCTAACATCGGATTTGGATGCGCTGCAATTGGTGTCGCCCCTCACCAAAGTGTACGCCATGAAAAATGGTCTGAGGAATATTGAGGAATTTACGGCGGAATATTTTGAACAAAAATATGGTATTCGGACGGACCAGTTTTTGGATTTGAAAGCGCTGAAAGGTGATTCGAGTGACAATTTGCCGGGCGTGCCGGGCGTTGGTGAAAAGACAGCGGTGAAATTATTGCAAGCATATGACACGCTGGACGGGGTGTATGCACATTTGGACGAGCAAAAAGGCGCTTTGCGGACAAAGCTTGAAGCGGGCCGCGAGTCGGCGTATTTGACCAAGCAAGTGGCAGAAATTTGGACGGACGCGCCGGTGGAATTGGACTGGGAGGTGGCGGATGTTAACGACTGCGACTTTGCTCGGGTGGCGGAAATTTTGCGGAAATTGGAGTTTCATTCGCTGATCGGGCGGCTGCCAAAGACGATGCAGGCGGTGGATGAGGTAGTAGAGACGGTGGAACTGGAATTGCCGCGCGTCGAAGATTTGCCGGCTGAGCCGCTGTTTGAGGCGGAAAATATTATCTATATTGACCCCTTAGAGCCGGACACGGTGTATATTAATTCCAAGCCTGGCGTGGCGTGGCGCGCAAAGGTTAGTGAAATTGGCTGGTCGATTTGGCAACCGTTGGCGCAGGGCGTGGTGATCGCGGCGGATGTCAAGGTACTGTATCACACGCTAGACGCCCATAACGTGACGGTGCGGTTTCATGAGGTCTGGGATGTTGGGCAGGCGGCGTTTTTGATTGATCCACTCAGGCGCGATCGTAGTATGGCAGCGCTGGCCGGTGATTTTTCTGAGGATAATTCCGCGTCGCGGCAGCTGGCACGACTACGCCAGATTTACCGCCAGCAGCAGGATTATATGGCGACGCATCAACAGATTGCCAGGGTGCTTCGCGAGTTTGATTTTCCGGTGATTTGGCCGCTGTTTCAGATGGAAAAGCGTGGTATGAAACTGGACACGGCGCTGCTTGAGCGGATGGGTGAGGAGCTGAGGTCGGAGGTTGGTCAGCTTGAACAACAAATGTATGCGATGGCTGGGCGTGAGTTCAACGCTGCTAGTCCGGCGCAGTTGTCTGAGGTGTTATTTACAAAATTGCAGCTACCGACGACCGGTATCAAAAAAGGTAAAACGGGCTATTCAACGGGGCAGAAAGAGCTGGATAAACTGCGTGGCCGACACCCAATTATTGAGCTAATTGAGCGGTACCGGGAGCTGACTAAATTGATCAGTACCTACATTGAAGCGCTGCCGAAATTGGTGGCCGAGGACGGGCGGATTCACACCACGTTTAATCAAGACGTCACCAGCACTGGGCGGCTGAGCAGCACAAATCCTAACCTACAGAACATTCCGGTGCGCACGGAACTAGGTCGGAAAATTCGCCAGGCGTTTGTGCCGAGTGAGGGCAAGGTGTTTGTTGGTGCCGATTATTCGCAATTTGAACTGCGACTGGCGGCGGTGCTGGCGGGTGACGAACAGTTAATTAACGATTTTAATAGCGACGTTGATATTCATACCAAGACGGCGGCCGAGACCTACGGTGTGCCGATGGAGCAGGTGACAAAAGCACAGCGTCGTGCGGCCAAGGTGATCAACTTTGGCGTACTGTATGGCATGAGTCCGCACGGGCTGGCGGCAGCTACCGGTATGACCTTTACTGAGGCGAAGCGGTTTATTGAACACTATTTTACGGTGCGCCAGCCAATCCGCCACTATTTGGATACAATTTTAGTTCAAGCGCGCGAACAAGGATTTGTTGAGACCTATTTTGGCCGGCGGCGGCCAACGCCCGACGTCAAGTCGAGCAATTTTATGGTGCGTTCGGCGGCCGAGCGGGCGGCGATGAATATGCCAATTCAGGGCACGGAAGCGGATTTGATGAAGCTGGCGATGATTCGGCTGGAGGACAAATTGGCTGGGCTGGCCGAGCCAATTTTGCAGGTTCACGACTCGATTTTGGTGGAGTGTCGAGCGGAAGATGCTGAGCAAGTCGGCGAAATGATGCGTGCGGAAATGGAAAGTATTTGTCCGGAACTGCCGATTGCGCTAAAAGTGGATGTCGGCGTAGGGCTGCACTGGGACGAGGTGTAG
- the mutM gene encoding bifunctional DNA-formamidopyrimidine glycosylase/DNA-(apurinic or apyrimidinic site) lyase — protein MPELPEVETVRRGLAELLPGRVVARVAVFDSPKSFPNAPADVEQFLYGARVTAVRRRAKVLMIDLDTRYTLVVHLKMTGQLVFRQGSSHGARVSPKKSRGPRNVAQDFSADTAREIDDFAGGHPNDSLIGELPDRSTRVQIDFVDGSRLFFNDQRKFGWMKLLPTDEVKNLPFMQKVGPEPLDPNTRAEDFIQRIRRRQNSMIKPAFLDQAVIAGVGNIYADEALWAARLHPQTRVKNVSDQQLNTLFNELRQILQLSIDQGGSTDKNYVDAEGRKGNYLTFARVFRREGQACHRHPDQEVIKLKVGGRGTHVCPVCQKPPVFDK, from the coding sequence ATGCCGGAACTTCCCGAAGTCGAGACGGTTCGCCGCGGGTTGGCGGAGCTGTTGCCGGGCCGAGTGGTGGCGCGAGTGGCAGTGTTTGACTCGCCGAAGAGTTTTCCGAATGCGCCGGCTGACGTTGAACAATTTTTGTACGGCGCGCGGGTGACGGCGGTGCGGCGGCGGGCAAAGGTGCTGATGATTGATCTGGATACTCGTTATACATTGGTGGTGCATTTGAAGATGACGGGGCAGCTAGTTTTTCGCCAAGGTTCTAGCCATGGCGCTCGGGTATCCCCAAAAAAATCTCGGGGCCCACGTAACGTTGCCCAAGATTTTTCTGCGGATACCGCTCGCGAGATCGACGACTTCGCTGGCGGGCATCCAAACGACAGCTTAATCGGCGAGCTGCCGGACCGGTCGACGCGGGTGCAGATTGATTTTGTGGACGGGTCGCGGCTGTTTTTTAACGATCAGCGCAAATTTGGCTGGATGAAATTATTACCGACTGATGAAGTGAAAAATTTACCGTTCATGCAAAAAGTTGGCCCAGAACCGCTTGATCCCAATACACGCGCCGAGGACTTTATCCAACGGATTCGCCGCCGCCAAAATTCGATGATCAAGCCGGCGTTTCTTGACCAGGCGGTGATCGCCGGGGTTGGTAATATTTATGCTGACGAGGCGTTGTGGGCGGCACGTCTTCATCCGCAAACGCGGGTAAAAAACGTTAGCGATCAGCAGCTGAATACATTATTTAATGAGCTGCGGCAAATTTTGCAGTTAAGTATTGATCAGGGCGGCTCGACGGATAAAAATTATGTTGATGCTGAGGGCCGGAAAGGCAATTATCTGACATTTGCTCGTGTATTTCGCCGCGAAGGTCAGGCCTGTCATCGTCACCCCGACCAAGAGGTCATTAAGCTAAAAGTCGGCGGTCGTGGTACGCATGTGTGTCCAGTGTGCCAGAAGCCACCAGTATTTGACAAATAG